Below is a genomic region from Pseudomonadota bacterium.
CGCCGGGAGCGGTCCCGGGAACTCCGGAAACGGCCTCTCCGGAGCGGGCGAGCGCTCGGCGGCGGTCCGCCACGCCGGGAGTGCGCCGTCCCGGATCGCGGCCTCCTTCTGGCCGAGGACCGAACGATCCGTGTGCCGGACCTGGGCCTGGACCGTCGTCGCTGCAGCCGACAACCCGATCGCGAGCGCGGCGATGATCAACCTTTGCATGGGTGCACCTCCCTGTGGCGATGGCTCGCCCCGTCAGAAAGAGAAGACCAGGCCGATCAGGCTCTCCTGCGCCCCTCTGCGGCCGGCCGTCGCGCAGCCGCAGCCGTCGTCGACAACGCCCCCGGGGACGTCCGCGTCGTCCGTGTCGGTGTCGGTGTCACCGTCCGAGTCCGTGTCCGAGTCGGAGTCGGAATCGGAATCCGAGTCCGAGTCGGAGTCGGTGTCGGAGTCGGTATCGGTGTCGGTGTCCGAGCACGCGGAGGTGTCGAACTGGCAGCCGGGCGTCGTGCACGCGAGCGCCCCGTCGCCCAGCCCGAGCGTCGCGCACGTCTCGCCGTCGAGATCGGCGCCGTCGCACTGCTCGAACAGGAGCTCGTCGATCTGCTCGTTGCCGCACGCCGAGGAGATCTGCATGGTCGTGCAGTGCACGGAGCCGCCGAGCGCGTAGATGTCGGTCGAGTCGATCCCGTAGACGGTATAGTCCGAGCCGAGCACGGATTCGTACGCGTCCTGGGCCGGGCCGTCGTAGGTCGTGCTGTCGTACGTCGGCATGAGCACGACGTGGTTCAGGATCACGGAGTTCGTGTACGTGGCGTAGTTCCAGGCGTAGGTCAGCCCCGGGATGGTGACGCGGTGGATCGTGAACGGATCGCCGTCCATGTTCGTCGCCGCCTCCATGATGTCGACGTTCGCCTCGATGATCGTGTCCGCCTGCGTGGTCTGGGTGCTGGGCGAGGCCGTCGGGAAGTCGATCATGAGGATGTCGGTCGGCGTGAGCAGCTTCGCGTACATGTCGACGTGGCCCGTGCCCGTGTTCGGCGGCGGGGTGAGCCAGATGACCTGCTCGCAGCCCAGGTAGGCCGCGAGGATGTCCTCGACCTCGGCGACCGTGTCCGCGTCCGTGTTGCCCTGGTCGTCGTTGTCGTCGTCGATGTCATTCGAGAGGATGCACGTGCCGTTGCCGTCGGTCTGGAAGTTGCCGCCTTCCATGAAGAGCATGACGTCGTCGTCCGGGGTGTGATCCGCGCCCTCGAGGCCGTAGCGCGAGATGCCGAGCTGCGTCGCGAGGTAGTTCGGGACGTCGTCGTCGGCCGGCCGGGAGTCGTAGTAGTGGAGGTCGGCGAACGCCAGGTGCCCGTCGCCCCCGCCTTCGTAGAGGCTGATCGGGCTGAAGTCGCGGGCCCAGCGCGCGTTCAGGCCGGCGGTCGGCTCCATGACGTGGACGCGGTCGAGATCCACGCCCTCGGCCTCCAGCGCGGCCTCCGTGGTGCCGACCGATCCCTCTGTGAGCACGATCGCCGGGGCGCCGTCGGGCTGCGTCCCGTTGAGCACCATGTCGACGAGCATCGTCGACACCCCCCAGTCGCCCTCGGAGACGATGAACGCCGCGACCGGCTCGAACTCGGCGGGCGCGCGGTAGCCGGCGGCGGGCGGCGCCGGGAGCGGTCCGGAGGTCTCCGGGAACGGCATCGAAGGAGCGAGCGAGCGCTCGGCGGAGCTCTGCCACGCCGGGAGCGCGCCGTCCCGGATCGCGGCCTCCTTCTGGCCGAGGACCGAACGATCCGTGTGCCGGACCTGCGCCTGGACCGTCGTCGCTGCAGCCGACAACCCGATCGCGAGCGCTGCGATGATCAACCTTTGCATGGTTACCTCCCTCGGGCGCCGGCGCGCCCGGCGGCATCGGTTTCAATCAAGGTGATGGTACCTCAGAAGGGTCAGGAAGGGTCACCCGTTCCGAACTCGGCGATCTCGCGTTTCATTCAAAATTTTCCATCGTCGGGTAAAACCGATTGACACCGAAGGTGACTCGCGCGTTTTTTAAACGTCAGGATTCGCGTTTTCAACATCACCGCAAGGAGGAACGAAATGACTCGGAGAATCGGGCTGCTGCTCATCGCCGTCCTCGTCCTGTCCACGGCCGGTTGCGGGGGGCCGTTGATGCTGAAGCACTCTCCGCTCACGGCGTCCGCCCAGGCGGCCACCCCGGTCGCGCTGGTCATCAAGGACGCGCGCGCGCAGGAGTTCGGCGGCGGCAACGACCTCGCCATCGGTCGGTTGCGGAATCTGGGCGGCGCGTCCAAGCCGTTCAATGCTGGGAACAGCGTGACCGGCGCTTTCAAGGCCCTGTTCACGGACGCGCTCGCGGCCGGCGGCTTCCAGGTCGTCGACGGCAGCCCGGTCCAGATCGAGGTCGACATTAGCACGTTCTTCATGGACGGGTACGTCGGGTACAAGATCGACTCGAAGATCGATGTGCGCGTCGTCTCAGGCGGCGCGGTCGTCCACCAGGCGCCGATCGCCGAAGTGGTCGCCTTCACGTACAACGTCCCGGGCGACCTTCCCGAGGCGTTCGATCAGATGATGGACAAGATCGCCCAGGACGCCGTTGCCATCTTCAATAGCGCCGAGGTTCGGACCGCGATCGCCCCGCAGTAACGCCGAGGTTCAGCCCGGATCGCGGCCTGCCTCTGCCCGAGCAGCGCGCGCTCCGTGCGGTTCTGCCGGATCGGCGGGAATAGGGCTTGTGGCCATCCGGAACGCACGTCAAAATTCGGTGCATGAAATACGAGACGATTCTGTATGAGAAGCGGGGAGAGGTGGCGATAGTGCGCCTCAACCGGCCGGAGCGCATGAACGCCGTGGTCGAGCGGATGTACCTCGATCTCACGGACGCACTCTCGGTCGCCGAGGTCGACGCCGGGT
It encodes:
- a CDS encoding agmatine deiminase family protein, with the protein product MQRLIIAALAIGLSAAATTVQAQVRHTDRSVLGQKEAAIRDGALPAWQSSAERSLAPSMPFPETSGPLPAPPAAGYRAPAEFEPVAAFIVSEGDWGVSTMLVDMVLNGTQPDGAPAIVLTEGSVGTTEAALEAEGVDLDRVHVMEPTAGLNARWARDFSPISLYEGGGDGHLAFADLHYYDSRPADDDVPNYLATQLGISRYGLEGADHTPDDDVMLFMEGGNFQTDGNGTCILSNDIDDDNDDQGNTDADTVAEVEDILAAYLGCEQVIWLTPPPNTGTGHVDMYAKLLTPTDILMIDFPTASPSTQTTQADTIIEANVDIMEAATNMDGDPFTIHRVTIPGLTYAWNYATYTNSVILNHVVLMPTYDSTTYDGPAQDAYESVLGSDYTVYGIDSTDIYALGGSVHCTTMQISSACGNEQIDELLFEQCDGADLDGETCATLGLGDGALACTTPGCQFDTSACSDTDTDTDSDTDSDSDSDSDSDSDSDTDSDGDTDTDTDDADVPGGVVDDGCGCATAGRRGAQESLIGLVFSF
- a CDS encoding YajG family lipoprotein, with product MTRRIGLLLIAVLVLSTAGCGGPLMLKHSPLTASAQAATPVALVIKDARAQEFGGGNDLAIGRLRNLGGASKPFNAGNSVTGAFKALFTDALAAGGFQVVDGSPVQIEVDISTFFMDGYVGYKIDSKIDVRVVSGGAVVHQAPIAEVVAFTYNVPGDLPEAFDQMMDKIAQDAVAIFNSAEVRTAIAPQ